The nucleotide window GGAAACGCGACAATGTGAAACTGGGTAACTTCAGAAGCTCACCCCATTTTCCTCCCTTTTTTCCGTCGTAAAGGTACTTTCGACCATCTTTCGATTTCACACCACTGTGACTTGCTTGGGTTTTTTCCGAGAATAGATTTCAATGACGTTTTGTTGGCCGCTTCGGCTAGCGGCTACCCTTGAGAAATAGCATCGCGCGGCAATTTTTTCGTTTATTCACCCTACCTTGACTCCCACTCAAGAAATCATCGCCGTCAATCAACGCCTGCTCGATTCCATCGCGGCAGCCGATTGGCAGACCTACGAGCAACTTTGCCATCCGCGGCTGACCTGCTTTGAGCCTGAAACCCGCGGCAACTTGGTTGGCGGAATGGCATTTCACAAATACTATTTCGATCTCGGTGCGGCGAAGGATCCGCGGCAGACGACGATGGCATCGCCGGTAATCACGTTTTGCGGCAACGACGTGGCGATTATCGCTTATTTACGATTAACGCAGAAACTCGCCGCCGATGGCAATCCGACGACGGCTGTCATGGAAGAAACTCGAATCTGGCATCGGGAAAACGGCCACTGGCGGCATGTGCATTTTCAACGCAGCGCGCCCAGTTGAACTTGCAATGGCGATTGCCGCGGCTTCACGAACGAGTACCTCCAATCGCGCCGGCCGATTACACTATTCCGCATGGGCTGGCTGCAGAGTTCTTTAGTTGCCGCGGGAATCGCCTTCCTACTGAAGTGGACCCCAATCTTTGGACAGTTTTTCCGTTTCAATAAGAGATGGAATTCTTGTGCAGCGGCCCGCGAGACCCCTGACCAGGTCTCGCGCGGCCGCGGTGGCTATTAGGG belongs to Pirellulales bacterium and includes:
- a CDS encoding nuclear transport factor 2 family protein, whose amino-acid sequence is MTPTQEIIAVNQRLLDSIAAADWQTYEQLCHPRLTCFEPETRGNLVGGMAFHKYYFDLGAAKDPRQTTMASPVITFCGNDVAIIAYLRLTQKLAADGNPTTAVMEETRIWHRENGHWRHVHFQRSAPS